One genomic segment of Rhinopithecus roxellana isolate Shanxi Qingling chromosome 6, ASM756505v1, whole genome shotgun sequence includes these proteins:
- the TWISTNB gene encoding DNA-directed RNA polymerase I subunit RPA43 translates to MAAGCSEARRPTAASDGSLVGQAGVLPCLELPTYAAACALVNSRYSCLVAGPHQRHIALSPRYLNRKRTGIREQLDAELLRYSESLLGVPIAYDNIKVVGELGDIYDDQGHIHLNIEADFVIFCPEPGQKLMGIVNKVSSSHIGCLVHGCFNASIPKPEQLSAEQWLTMEINMGDELEFEVFRLDSDAAGVFCIRGKLNITSLQFKSSEVSEEVTENGTEEAAKKPKKKKKKKDPETYEVDSGTTKLADDAGDTPMEESALQNTNNVNGLWEEEPKKKKRKKKHQEVQDQDPVFQGSDSSGYQSDHKKKKKKRKHSEEAEFTPPLKCSPKRKEKCNFL, encoded by the exons ATGGCTGCGGGTTGTTCGGAGGCGCGGCGGCCAACGGCGGCTTCTGATGGGTCTCTGGTAGGGCAGGCTGGCGTCCTGCCTTGCCTAGAGTTGCCGACTTATGCCGCTGCTTGTGCGCTGGTGAACAGTCGCTACTCATGCCTGGTGGCTGGGCCGCACCAAAGGCACATCGCGCTGTCTCCCCGCTACCTGAACAGGAAACGCACCGGCATTCGAGAACAGCTTGATGCGGAGCTCCTTCGCTATTCTGAGAG ccTTTTAGGTGTCCCTATTGCATATGATAACATCAAAGTTGTGGGAGAACTTGGAGATATTTATGATGATCAAGGACACATTCATCTTAACATTGAAgctgattttgttattttctgccCTGAACCGGGGCAAAAGCTTATG GGTATAGTTAATAAAGTGTCTTCTAGCCACATTGGCTGTTTAGTACATGGGTGTTTCAATGCCTCCATTCCTAAACCTGAGCAGTTGTCAGCTGAGCAGTGGCTAACCATGGAGATAAACATGGGTGATGAACTAGAATTTGAAGTATTTCGTTTAGACTCAGATGCTGCTGGAGTATTCTGCATTCGGGGAAAACTAAATATCACAAG TTTACAATTCAAGAGCTCTGAAGTTtctgaagaagttacagaaaatGGCACTGAAGAAGCTGCTAAAAAacctaagaagaagaaaaagaagaaagacccaGAGACATATGAAGTGGATAGTGGCACCACAAAGCTAGCAGATGATGCAGGTGACACTCCAATGGAAGAGTCAGCCCTGCAGAATACTAATAATGTGAATGGCCTCTGGGAGGAGgagccaaagaaaaagaaaaggaagaaaaagcaccAGGAAGTTCAGGACCAGGACCCTGTTTTCCAAGGCAGTGACTCCAGTGGTTACCAAAGtgaccataaaaagaaaaaaaagaaaagaaaacacagtgaAGAGGCTGAATTTACCCCACCTTTGAAATGctcaccaaaaagaaaagagaaatgtaattttctttag